One Sus scrofa isolate TJ Tabasco breed Duroc chromosome 1, Sscrofa11.1, whole genome shotgun sequence DNA segment encodes these proteins:
- the FOXB2 gene encoding LOW QUALITY PROTEIN: forkhead box protein B2 (The sequence of the model RefSeq protein was modified relative to this genomic sequence to represent the inferred CDS: inserted 1 base in 1 codon) gives MPRPGKSSYSDQKPPYSYISLTAMAIQHSAEKMLPLSDIYKFIMERFPYYREHTQRWQNSLRHNLSFNDCFIKIPRRPDQPGKGSFWALHPDCGDMFENGSFLRRRKRFKVLRTDHTHLHTGSTKGTPGTGPGGHLHPHHPHHPHHHHHHHHATAHHHHHHHPPQPPPPPPPPHMVHYFHQQPPPAPQPPPHLASQPPQQPPQQSQPQQPSHSGKMQEAAAVAAAAAAAAAAAVGSVGRLSQFPPYGLGSAAAAAAAAAASTSGFKHPFAIENIIGXDYKGVLQAGGLPLASVMHHLGYPVPGQLGNVVSSVWPHVGVMDSVAAAAAAAAAGVPMGPEYGAFGVPVKALCHSASQSLPAVPVPIKPTPGLPPVAALPPTLTVPTAAQQPPAPSTVCPAAAASPAASLMEATAPSASESKSGSLHSVLVHS, from the exons ATGCCGCGGCCGGGGAAGAGTTCGTACAGCGACCAAAAGCCTCCCTACTCTTACATCTCGCTGACCGCGATGGCCATCCAGCACTCGGCAGAGAAGATGCTGCCGCTGAGCGACATCTACAAGTTCATCATGGAGCGCTTCCCCTACTACCGCGAGCACACGCAACGTTGGCAGAACAGCCTGCGCCACAACCTCTCCTTCAACGATTGCTTCATCAAGATCCCGCGGCGGCCCGACCAGCCCGGCAAGGGCAGCTTCTGGGCACTACATCCCGACTGCGGTGACATGTTCGAGAACGGCAGCTTCTTGCGACGCCGCAAGCGCTTCAAGGTGCTGCGCACTGaccacacacacctgcacacggGAAGCACCAAGGGCACACCAGGCACTGGGCCCGGAGGGCACCTACACCCTCACCACCCGCACCATccgcaccaccaccaccaccaccatcacgcTACCGcgcaccaccatcatcaccaccacccgCCCCAGccgccccccccgccgcccccgccgcacATGGTGCATTATTTCCACCAGCAGCCGCCTCCAGCTCCACAGCCGCCGCCGCACCTCGCATCGCAGCCCCCGCAGCAGCCGCCGCAGCAGTCGCAGCCTCAGCAGCCGTCTCACTCCGGCAAGATGCAGGAGGCGGCGGCcgtggcggcggcagcagcggcggcggcggcggcggctgtaGGCAGCGTGGGTCGCCTGTCGCAGTTCCCACCCTACGGGCTGGGCTCggctgctgccgctgccgccgccgccgccgcatcCACGTCGGGCTTCAAGCATCCATTTGCCATTGAAAACATCATCG GGGACTACAAGGGCGTGCTGCAGGCCGGCGGGCTGCCCTTGGCGTCCGTCATGCACCACCTGGGTTATCCCGTGCCAGGCCAGCTGGGCAATGTAGTCAGCTCTGTGTGGCCCCACGTCGGCGTCATGGATTCGGTGgctgcggccgccgccgccgctgccgcggGAGTCCCTATGGGCCCCGAGTACGGGGCCTTTGGGGTGCCGGTCAAAGCCCTGTGCCACTCAGCAAGCCAGAGCCTGCCTGCGGTGCCCGTGCCCATCAAGCCGACTCCAGGGCTGCCGCCTGTGGCCGCCCTGCCGCCGACGCTCACTGTCCCCACGGCTGCACAGCAGCCGCCGGCGCCGTCCACCGTGTGCCCTGCAGCCGCGGCCTCCCCAGCTGCCTCTTTGATGGAGGCCACCGCCCCGAGTGCGTCCGAGAGCAAGAGCGGTTCCCTGCACTCGGTGCTCGTGCACTCCTAG